One segment of Coregonus clupeaformis isolate EN_2021a chromosome 38, ASM2061545v1, whole genome shotgun sequence DNA contains the following:
- the LOC121554082 gene encoding GTPase IMAP family member 4, protein MKTPSERTLVVIGNPGAVSWASLEGGEEKPLGTTRLWSTTGTISGRPLTVVNMPGAVTTTQSQKALQDWAMECLSLSECSKGVHSFLLVAPLGRLTEQERRGAQCIRRMFGEKAHGFTQVLFTYKPEQKDSLEDLLKEREAQRLVEEFGGRFHICPKSIGEEVEVTGLLEKIDAILDRGADRCYTVEMHPEAQPLLVEFREQLRGLLDGFIRLKERINERERMRVNVENLEHRIFREKLARLQDELLLKHVEKEGDRGMEVEALSFIYELDRLVDRLALKRARAVEDKHKSREDVQRFREELGRMVDEMVTNLKHKNRQKVEGEWELQNFREQLERLKNNMKKTEKRGNGNENGEMSL, encoded by the exons ATGAAAACCCCATCTG AACGTACATTGGTCGTCATCGGCAACCCTGGAGCTGTGTCATGGGCTTCCCTGGAAGGAGGTGAAGAGAAGCCCCTGGGGACCACCAGACTCTGGAGTACTACAGGAACCATCTCAGGACGCCCCCTCACTGTGGTAAACATGCCTGGTGCAGTAACCACCACCCAGAGCCAGAAGGCGCTACAG GACTGGGCTATGgagtgtctgtccctgtctgagtGTTCCAAGGGGGTCCACTCTTTTCTCCTGGTGGCTCCGTTGGGTCGGCTcacagagcaggagaggaggggggctcAGTGCATCCGGAGGATGTTCGGAGAGAAGGCCCACGGTTTCACTCAGGTCCTCTTCACCTACAAGCCGGAGCAGAAGGACAGTCTGGAGGATctactgaaggagagagaggcccAGAGGCTGGTTGAGGAGTTTGGGGGACGTTTTCACATCTGCCCAAAGAGCATTGGTGAAGAGGTGGAAGTCACAGGGTTACTGGAGAAGATCGACGCCATTTTGGATCGGGGCGCAGACCGCTGCTACACCGTGGAGATGCACCCAGAAGCTCAACCGCTATTGGTGGAGTTTAGGGAGCAGCTTAGGGGCCTATTGGACGGCTTTATCAGACTTAAGGAAAGGATCAATGAAAGGGAGAGAATGCGAGTTAACGTGGAGAATTTGGAACACAGGATCTTCAGAGAGAAGCTAGCGAGGCTTCAAGATGAGCTCTTGTTGAAGCATGTGGAGAAAGaaggagacagagggatggaggtagaggcgCTGAGTTTTATATATGAGTTGGATAGGTTAGTTGACAGGCTTGCCCTAAAAAGAGCGAGAGCAGTCGAGGACAAACACAAGAGCAGAGAGGACGTGCAGAGATTTAGGGAGGAGTTGGGGAGGATGGTGGATGAAATGGTTACCAACCTGAAACACAAGAATAGACAAAAGGTCGAAGGAGAGTGGGAGCTTCAGAACTTCAGGGAACAGCTAGAAAGACTGAAAAACAACATGAAAAAGACAGAAAAGAGAGGGAACGGGAATGAGAATGGGGAAATGAGTTTGTGA
- the dnaja3b gene encoding dnaJ heat shock protein family (Hsp40) member A3b: MASSVAICTARLLNSVGVSSGHRRACLLLASARHGEACATAILETQRCRIGGNFGCLRPGNAVTLRLTGLRSPHVVSSSHSFHTSCSSANKQDLYDVLGVPRSATQKEIKKAYYQMAKKYHPDTNQDDPQAKEKFAKLAEAYEVLSDEVKRKQYDTYGAAGFDPGQAGGGAGGQQYWRSGGASVDPEEMFRKIFGEFTGARGFGDFNSMFEQRPEFVMELTFTQAAKGVNKEMTVNLENACQRCDGKGSEPGTKVQHCHYCNGTGMESINTGPFMMRSTCRRCGGRGSIMTTPCVMCRGSGQTKQRQTVTVPVPAGVDDGQTVRMPVGKKEIHITFRVQRSPVFRRDGINIHSDVHISVAQAILGGSARAQGLYNTIDIQVRWTGRGRKS, from the exons ATGGCGTCCTCCGTGGCTATCTGCACAGCACGTTTACTCAACTCTGTAGGAGTGTCTTCTGGCCATCGTCGGGCTTGCTTGCTGCTTGCCTCGGCTAGACATGGAGAAGCCTGTGCCACGGCGATCTTGGAGACACAACGGTGCAGGATAGGGGGCAACTTTGGATGTTTGAGACCTGGAAATGCAGTGACATTGAGACtcacag GACTGAGGTCCCCCCATGTTGTCAGCAGTAGTCACTCCTTCCACACTAGCTGCTCCTCAGCTAACAAACAGGACTTGTATGATGTTCTGGGGGTGCCTCGCTCGGCCACTCAGAAAGAGATCAAGAAAGCCTACTATCAG ATGGCTAAGAAGTACCACCCAGACACCAACCAGGATGACCCTCAGGCCAAGGAGAAGTTTGCCAAGCTGGCAGAAGCCTATGAG GTGCTGAGTGACGAGGTGAAGAGGAAGCAGTATGACACGTACGGGGCGGCAGGCTTCGACCCAGGCCAGGCgggagggggggcgggggggcaGCAGTACTGGAGGTCCGGGGGGGCCAGTGTCGACCCAGAGGAAATGTTCAGGAAGATCTTCGGGGAGTTCACAGGAGCACGGGGGTTCGGAGACTTTAACAGCATGTTTGAACAGAGGCCAGAG tttgtGATGGAGCTGACGTTCACCCAGGCAGCGAAGGGAGTGAACAAGGAGATGACAGTGAACCTGGAGAATGCTTGTCAGAGATGTGACGGTAAAGGCAGTGAGCCAGGAACCAAGGTCCAACACTGTCACTACTGCAACGGCACCGGCATG GAGTCTATAAACACGGGCCCGTTCATGATGCGCTCCACTTGTCGTCGATGTGGTGGGCGGGGCTCCATCATGACCACGCCCTGTGTGATGTGTCGCGGCTCGGGACAGACCAAACAGAGACAGACCGTCACCGTGCCTGTACCTGCgg GAGTAGACGATGGACAGACTGTACGAATGCCAGTGGGGAAGAAGGAAATCCACATCACATTTAGA gtcCAGAGGAGTCCAGTGTTCAGACGTGATGGTATCAACATCCACTCTGATGTTCACATCTCTGTGGCCCAGGCTATTCTGGGGGGCTCTGCTAGAGCACAGGGACtctacaacaccatagatatacaggtgagatggacggggagggggagaaagagttAG